A region from the Musa acuminata AAA Group cultivar baxijiao chromosome BXJ1-10, Cavendish_Baxijiao_AAA, whole genome shotgun sequence genome encodes:
- the LOC135595421 gene encoding DUF21 domain-containing protein At2g14520-like codes for MAAEYHCCEANFFIHILIITLLVLFAGLMSGLTLGLMSLSLVDLEVLAKSGTPQDRKHAAKILPVVKRQHLLLCTLLICNASAMEALPIFLDSLVTAWGAILISVTLILLFGEIIPQSVCSRYGLAIGAAVAPVVRVLVWICFPVAYPISKFLDYLLGDGHVALFRRAELKTLVSLHGNEAGKGGELTRDETTIIAGALELTEKKARDAMTPISQTFAIDINAKLDRHLMNKILEKGHSRVPVYYEKPTNIIGLILVKNLLSIHPDDEVLVRNVTIRKIPRVLEDMPLYDILNEFQKGHSHMAVVVKQANPTEQPNSHRDDLRLDIIGDKLNEKSPKGINPISRTKSYPSNSNSSRSGSRSRKWLRDSTADVLQIDDKPLPSVSEEQEAIGIITMEDVIEELLQEEIFDETDYPEER; via the exons ATGGCGGCGGAGTACCACTGCTGCGAAGCCAACTTCTTCATCCACATACTCATCATAACGCTGCTGGTGCTCTTCGCCGGCCTCATGTCCGGTCTCACCCTTGGTTTAATGTCGCTCAGCCTCGTCGACCTCGAGGTCCTCGCCAAGTCTGGAACTCCCCAGGATCGCAAGCATGCCG CAAAGATACTCCCTGTTGTAAAGAGACAGCATTTGTTGCTATGCACACTCCTGATCTGCAATGCTTCCGCCATGGAG GCTCTCCCTATATTTCTTGACAGTTTGGTTACAGCATGGGGTGCTATCCTGATTTCAGTAACATTGATACTTCTCTTTGGGGAG ATCATCCCCCAGTCTGTCTGTTCTCGGTATGGTCTGGCGATCGGAGCAGCAGTTGCCCCAGTTGTTCGTGTACTTGTGTGGATCTGCTTTCCTGTTGCATATCCAATTAGCAAA tttCTGGACTATTTGTTAGGGGATGGACATGTGGCTCTCTTCCGTAGAGCTGAGCTAAAAACACTTGTTAGTTTGCATGGAAACGAG GCTGGTAAAGGGGGAGAGTTAACCCGTGATGAAACCACAATCATTGCTGGAGCGCTGGAACTTACGGAGAAGAAGGCTAGAGATGCCATGACCCCTATATCTCAAACTTTTGCAATTGATATCAATGCAAAACTTGATAG GCATTTAATGAATAAGATTTTGGAGAAGGGGCATAGTAGAGTCCCAGTCTACTATGAAAAACCAACAAATATAATTGGCCTTATCTTG GTAAAGAATTTGTTATCTATACATCCTGATGATGAGGTGCTTGTTAGGAATGTAACAATTAGGAAGATTCCAAG GGTTCTTGAAGACATGCCGCTCTATGACATCTTGAATGAATTCCAAAAGGGCCATAGTCATATGGCAGTTGTTGTGAAGCAAGCAAACCCAACAGAGCAACCAAACAGCCATAGAGATG ACCTGAGGCTGGATATAATTGGCGATAAGCTTAATGAGAAAAGTCCCAAAGGTATTAACCCGATAAGCCGGACGAAGAGTTATCCTTCAAACTCAAACTCAAGCAGGAGCGGCAGTAGAAGTAGAAAATGGCTCCGTGATTCTACCGCAGACGTTTTGCAGATTGATGACAAACCTTTGCCCAGTGTCAGTGAGGAACAAGAAGCCATCGGCATAATCACGATGGAGGATGTCATAGAAGAGCTACTACAG gaAGAGATTTTTGATGAGACAGATTATCCAGAAGAACGATAG
- the LOC135594956 gene encoding transcription factor MYB36-like yields the protein MGRAPCCDKANVKRGPWSPEEDEKLKSHIEQHGTGGNWITLPQKIGLKRCGKSCRLRWLNYLRPNIRHGGFSEEEDNIICRLYISIGSRWSVIAAQLPGRTDNDVKNHWNTRLKKKLFGKQCDDRRRHTHRITRPEQDNIDHGTGDLGIISTGVSQSDCYWAQQPALSYPPLRPVCEGSATPVAPPPQSVSCYEGYQSPTGFLTELDEMFQFNSVKLEGLDCFNEMNGGSASAGMNWNQVSPLLCVVHGMQQLPPLEEPVQLGTSVDL from the exons ATGGGACGCGCCCCTTGCTGCGACAAAGCCAACGTGAAGCGAGGGCCGTGGTCGCCCGAAGAGGACGAGAAGCTCAAGTCCCACATCGAGCAGCACGGCACCGGCGGCAACTGGATCACGCTCCCCCAAAAGATCG GCCTCAAGCGGTGCGGTAAGAGCTGCCGCCTCCGGTGGTTGAActacctccggcccaacataaggCACGGAGGGTTCTCTGAGGAAGAAGATAACATCATATGTCGACTGTATATCAGCATCGGGAGCAG GTGGTCTGTCATCGCTGCGCAATTGCCAGGAAGGACCGACAACGATGTCAAGAACCACTGGAACACGAGGCTGAAGAAGAAGCTCTTCGGCAAGCAGTGTGACGACCGTCGACGGCATACCCACAGGATCACTCGCCCCGAGCAAGATAACATCGACCACGGCACTGGAGATCTCGGCATCATCAGCACCGGTGTCTCCCAGAGCGATTGTTACTGGGCTCAGCAGCCGGCGCTGTCGTATCCACCGCTCCGTCCAGTCTGCGAGGGTTCTGCAACCCCGGTGGCCCCTCCGCCGCAGAGCGTCTCATGCTATGAAGGTTATCAGAGTCCTACAGGCTTTTTGACTGAGCTCGATGAGATGTTCCAGTTCAACTCGGTAAAGTTAGAAGGATTGGATTGCTTTAACGAGATGAACGGAGGCAGTGCGTCGGCCGGCATGAACTGGAATCAGGTAAGCCCTTTGCTATGTGTGGTTCATGGGATGCAACAGCTCCCACCGCTGGAAGAGCCAGTGCAACTGGGCACTTCTGTGGATCTGTAG